From the genome of Streptacidiphilus rugosus AM-16, one region includes:
- a CDS encoding WD40 repeat domain-containing protein: MSGDLQSGGQDREVAAAGGRLSDPGWLVSGDPEQVLAALDGASGQEELTAAAVYRTSGHVHREAGATVRRQVLAVDAARHGDRELASSIAEAAVGQEADEPWVVQWATGSGLDSRLRYSLPTPDKVSALATVVAGGRALAVAGCEDGTLAWWDLVTGRRLGQVATERRGAVRALATAVLEGRPVAVTSGPEGAVRVWDLVAGEALGAFHTDDDSWVKSLATGLVGGRPVVVGAGVDDVLLVWDLAALTRHGEPLTIRTGSVCALATAVLGGRTVAVTSHSRELGATDLITGEETLRLWDLVTGREVGPLGDPSRWSPDFADQQSGRTAAAGEDEDEEGAGVHCVSLNLNAEAKFLVTDPAAPECPMAVSVNAYEVHVWNLLTGGQSREPVPGRSAETAAVGVLQGRPTVLLGGPGSVQVLDLSTLTPRCPPLTGHLRTVRGTAMAAVKGRHLAVTGSDDRSVRIWDLDADPETGTRPTGPAEHVRAFTTAVVNGRCVLVTADSDQNVRIRSLDDGGQLEAPLPGATGHVDLLTVGTVEGRPRLLTRDVDRTVRIWDLATREELHGRTTREYTLTGIRFFGVVEGGFVGVTWEGRVWDLTANGWTGVQPKQDRARALGLEAVEGRDLLLATSRTHAVRLWDLATGEPVGEPLTGHTDEVWSASTAVLDGRLVAATGGDDRTVRWWDVTTGQQLGQYAFPAGIWQLAGAPDGRVVVGSGRHIAVLAPR; encoded by the coding sequence ATGTCTGGTGATCTTCAGAGCGGTGGTCAGGACCGTGAGGTCGCGGCGGCGGGCGGGCGGCTGTCGGATCCGGGGTGGCTGGTGTCCGGCGACCCGGAACAGGTGCTGGCGGCGCTGGACGGCGCCTCCGGGCAGGAGGAGCTGACGGCGGCCGCCGTGTACCGGACCTCCGGGCACGTGCACCGTGAGGCGGGTGCGACGGTGCGGCGGCAGGTCCTGGCGGTCGACGCCGCCCGGCACGGGGACCGCGAGCTGGCGAGCAGCATCGCCGAAGCGGCGGTCGGTCAGGAAGCGGATGAGCCCTGGGTCGTGCAGTGGGCGACCGGCAGCGGTCTGGACTCCCGGTTGCGGTACTCGCTGCCCACACCGGACAAGGTGAGCGCGCTGGCGACGGTGGTCGCGGGTGGTCGAGCTCTCGCGGTCGCCGGCTGCGAGGACGGCACGCTGGCCTGGTGGGACCTGGTGACGGGCAGGAGGCTCGGTCAGGTCGCGACCGAGCGCAGGGGCGCCGTCCGCGCTCTGGCGACGGCGGTGCTGGAGGGCCGTCCGGTCGCCGTGACCAGCGGCCCCGAAGGGGCGGTCCGTGTGTGGGACCTGGTCGCGGGGGAAGCGCTCGGGGCGTTCCACACGGACGACGACTCCTGGGTGAAGTCACTCGCCACCGGACTGGTCGGGGGCCGCCCGGTCGTCGTCGGCGCCGGCGTCGACGACGTGCTGCTCGTCTGGGATCTTGCCGCCCTCACCCGGCACGGTGAGCCCCTGACCATCCGCACCGGCTCCGTGTGCGCGCTGGCGACGGCGGTGCTCGGCGGCCGCACGGTCGCCGTGACCAGCCATTCCAGGGAACTCGGGGCGACGGACCTGATCACGGGGGAGGAGACCCTCCGGTTGTGGGACCTCGTCACGGGGCGCGAGGTCGGTCCCCTGGGTGACCCCTCCCGGTGGTCTCCCGATTTCGCGGACCAGCAGTCCGGCCGGACGGCGGCAGCCGGCGAGGACGAGGACGAGGAGGGGGCGGGCGTGCACTGCGTCAGCCTGAACCTCAATGCCGAAGCCAAGTTCCTGGTCACGGATCCGGCAGCGCCGGAGTGCCCGATGGCCGTCAGTGTCAACGCCTACGAGGTGCACGTCTGGAACCTGCTCACGGGCGGGCAGAGCCGGGAGCCGGTTCCAGGGAGGTCGGCGGAAACGGCCGCCGTGGGGGTGCTGCAAGGCCGACCCACTGTCCTCCTCGGCGGCCCCGGGTCCGTCCAGGTCCTGGACCTGTCCACCCTCACGCCCCGGTGCCCGCCGCTGACCGGCCACCTGCGCACCGTCCGGGGCACGGCGATGGCGGCGGTGAAGGGACGTCACCTCGCCGTCACCGGCAGCGACGACCGATCGGTCCGGATCTGGGACCTCGACGCCGACCCGGAAACGGGAACCCGGCCGACCGGTCCCGCAGAGCACGTTCGAGCGTTCACCACGGCCGTGGTGAACGGTCGTTGCGTTCTCGTCACGGCCGACTCGGACCAGAACGTGCGGATCAGGTCCCTCGACGACGGAGGACAGCTCGAAGCCCCGCTGCCGGGCGCCACGGGCCACGTGGATCTGCTGACGGTGGGGACGGTGGAGGGACGACCCAGGCTCCTCACGCGCGACGTGGACCGAACGGTGCGGATCTGGGACCTGGCGACCCGGGAAGAGCTGCACGGACGGACGACGAGGGAGTACACGCTGACCGGCATCCGTTTCTTCGGTGTGGTGGAGGGCGGCTTCGTCGGCGTGACCTGGGAGGGCCGTGTGTGGGACCTGACTGCGAACGGATGGACCGGCGTGCAGCCGAAGCAGGACCGTGCCCGAGCCCTCGGCCTGGAGGCGGTCGAAGGCCGTGACCTCCTTCTGGCGACCAGTCGCACGCACGCGGTCCGCCTGTGGGACCTGGCCACCGGCGAGCCGGTCGGGGAGCCCCTGACGGGACACACCGACGAGGTGTGGTCCGCCTCGACGGCGGTGCTGGACGGCCGCCTCGTCGCCGCCACCGGGGGCGACGACCGAACCGTGCGGTGGTGGGACGTCACCACCGGGCAGCAGCTCGGCCAGTACGCCTTCCCCGCCGGCATCTGGCAACTGGCGGGAGCGCCGGACGGGAGAGTGGTGGTGGGTTCCGGCCGGCACATCGCCGTCCTGGCCCCCCGCTGA
- a CDS encoding histidine phosphatase family protein — protein sequence MGELLLIRHGQTAWSLSGQHAGRTDVPLTEDGEAAARRLAPRLAGRSFAAVVSSPLGRAMRTAELAGLTGVQPDPDLLEWDYGGYEGLTAEQIRAARPRWDLWRDGVVPGDADHPGEDLDQVAARTDAALARIRPLLATGDVAVVAHGHLARVLAVRWLGLEPSAAGLLGHPHPGSLGLLATEDGRPHLAAWNVP from the coding sequence ATGGGTGAACTGCTACTGATCAGACACGGCCAGACCGCGTGGAGCCTCTCGGGCCAACATGCCGGCCGCACCGACGTCCCCCTGACCGAGGACGGAGAGGCCGCGGCCAGGCGACTCGCCCCCAGGCTCGCCGGCCGATCGTTCGCCGCCGTGGTCAGCAGCCCGCTCGGCCGTGCCATGCGCACCGCCGAACTCGCCGGTCTCACCGGCGTCCAGCCCGATCCCGACCTGCTCGAATGGGACTACGGCGGCTACGAGGGCCTGACCGCGGAACAGATCCGGGCCGCCCGGCCGCGCTGGGACCTCTGGCGCGACGGCGTCGTCCCTGGCGACGCCGACCATCCAGGCGAAGACCTCGACCAGGTCGCCGCCCGCACCGACGCGGCCCTGGCCCGCATCCGCCCCCTGCTCGCCACGGGCGACGTCGCCGTTGTCGCGCACGGACATCTGGCGCGCGTGCTCGCCGTGCGCTGGCTCGGCCTGGAGCCCTCCGCCGCCGGGCTCCTCGGCCACCCGCACCCGGGAAGCCTCGGTCTTCTGGCCACGGAGGACGGCCGGCCTCACCTCGCGGCCTGGAACGTGCCCTAG
- a CDS encoding discoidin domain-containing protein encodes MRKPSGGSTRRRATALALSAWVLVGAASVPVDAAAAARAAAGHRAASAGTVQLGGRCLDDAGAGTGDGNVVQMLGCDGSAQQSWTWNGDGTLSTLGKCLRITGGSSATGALAELWTCDAAEADQHVAHLPDGTVYSSDSGKCLAVQGAVMDGARIGLASCDPSQSAQVWAAGSAPAAGYVLSSGAAVNFADPDDTPADVYTDRNGQFYYQSAHSLYGAKDSRQWDFSTGSDFDTATTAPISNSGTNKDTTALCDNSPTGVAATNAPSGSGYAERNYCDLSGVWVDPDTGNWYGLVHNEFTPQPFGDGLHYDAVDDAVSTDQGRTWTIKGHVVTSPFSTRRGDTAQFPGATYYYGDGDQRLFVDNAGGYFYAFYATRVLDKSGGGTVWLQHVARAPISGKMASGSWQKWYDGAWSQPGVGGKESDIIPADGGGSGYVSPAGDYAPGNAGTVATQVAAGTMPDNSQLAVMNVAWDAYLGKYIGTPQNNIAQATGTLTPLHFYATDSLATQKWTDMGLVTGDPNGAWYRWMLDPANRTSSTVVGRTFRSYCAYYCSTDTAEYSDITIDPASSANLPAPVAPGVRYRIAAGNGQVLTQSGTALLAAPGADGSTAQNWSFRPTGDGFYAVVDAASGQALGVDASGNAGRAWGAPVTPTALGAGPTVGQQWSLQSTGGAVRLVNRYSGLALSLDAQAATAVATAPQRSWDNAGAGGDTRPAAAQLLSLTATGGSAANTVTVSSPGPQNTASGTTITPLQLVATDSAAGQTLHYGATGLPTGLSLDPSSGRITGTPTGNGVRTVAVTATDGTGASGTASFTWTVTGSDLALGRATTASSVQSGTGDTAGLATDGNAATRWSSAFADPQWLQVDLGASHQVDEVRLTWEAAYATAFQIQTSADGVTWTTIYSTTTGTGGVQDLTGLSGTGRYVRMYGTQRATGYGYSLWSYEVYGS; translated from the coding sequence ATGCGCAAGCCATCCGGCGGCTCCACCAGACGTCGCGCGACAGCCCTGGCGTTGAGTGCGTGGGTGCTGGTGGGAGCGGCCTCCGTGCCGGTCGATGCGGCGGCGGCCGCACGTGCCGCCGCCGGGCACCGGGCGGCCTCGGCGGGAACGGTGCAGCTGGGCGGGCGGTGTCTGGACGACGCCGGAGCGGGGACGGGCGACGGCAACGTCGTGCAGATGCTGGGCTGTGACGGGTCCGCGCAGCAGAGCTGGACCTGGAACGGCGACGGGACGCTGTCGACGCTGGGCAAATGCCTTCGGATCACCGGGGGTTCGTCCGCCACCGGGGCCCTGGCCGAGTTGTGGACCTGTGACGCCGCCGAGGCGGACCAGCACGTCGCGCATCTGCCCGACGGCACCGTCTACAGCTCCGACTCCGGCAAGTGCCTCGCGGTCCAGGGGGCGGTCATGGACGGTGCGCGGATCGGGCTCGCCTCCTGCGACCCCTCGCAGAGCGCGCAGGTGTGGGCCGCGGGCTCCGCGCCCGCCGCGGGTTACGTGCTCTCCTCCGGGGCGGCGGTGAACTTCGCCGACCCCGACGACACCCCGGCCGACGTCTACACCGACAGGAACGGCCAGTTCTACTACCAGTCGGCCCACTCGCTCTACGGCGCGAAGGACAGCCGCCAGTGGGACTTCTCCACCGGCAGCGACTTCGACACCGCGACGACGGCGCCCATCAGCAACTCCGGCACGAACAAGGACACCACGGCCCTGTGCGACAACAGCCCCACCGGCGTCGCGGCCACGAACGCGCCCTCGGGCTCCGGCTACGCCGAGCGGAACTACTGCGACCTGAGCGGAGTCTGGGTCGATCCCGACACCGGGAACTGGTACGGGCTGGTCCACAACGAGTTCACCCCGCAGCCCTTCGGCGACGGCCTGCACTACGACGCCGTCGACGACGCCGTCTCCACCGACCAGGGCCGCACCTGGACCATCAAGGGGCACGTCGTCACCTCGCCGTTCAGCACCAGGCGCGGCGACACCGCCCAGTTCCCCGGCGCCACCTACTACTACGGCGACGGCGACCAGCGGCTGTTCGTCGACAACGCGGGGGGCTACTTCTACGCCTTCTACGCCACACGGGTTCTCGACAAGTCCGGCGGCGGCACCGTCTGGCTCCAGCACGTGGCCCGCGCGCCGATCTCCGGCAAGATGGCGAGCGGCTCCTGGCAGAAGTGGTACGACGGCGCCTGGTCGCAGCCGGGGGTCGGCGGCAAGGAGAGCGACATCATCCCCGCCGACGGCGGCGGCAGCGGCTACGTCTCCCCGGCCGGCGACTACGCGCCCGGCAACGCCGGAACGGTGGCCACCCAGGTCGCGGCGGGGACGATGCCCGACAACTCCCAGCTCGCCGTCATGAACGTCGCCTGGGACGCGTACCTCGGCAAGTACATCGGCACGCCGCAGAACAACATCGCGCAGGCCACCGGAACCCTCACCCCACTGCACTTCTACGCCACCGACAGCCTGGCCACGCAGAAGTGGACCGACATGGGCCTGGTCACCGGCGACCCGAACGGCGCCTGGTACCGGTGGATGCTCGACCCGGCCAACCGCACCAGCTCGACCGTGGTCGGCCGGACCTTCCGGTCCTACTGCGCCTACTACTGCTCGACCGACACCGCCGAGTACAGCGACATCACCATCGACCCGGCCAGCTCCGCGAACCTCCCCGCTCCGGTCGCGCCCGGCGTCCGCTACCGGATCGCGGCCGGCAACGGGCAGGTGCTGACCCAGAGCGGGACGGCGCTGCTGGCAGCCCCGGGCGCGGACGGGTCGACCGCGCAGAACTGGTCCTTCCGCCCCACCGGCGACGGTTTCTACGCCGTCGTCGACGCGGCGAGCGGTCAGGCGCTGGGCGTCGACGCGAGCGGCAACGCCGGCCGGGCCTGGGGCGCGCCGGTCACGCCCACCGCGCTCGGCGCGGGCCCGACGGTCGGTCAGCAGTGGTCCCTGCAGAGCACCGGCGGGGCCGTCCGCCTGGTGAACCGCTACAGCGGGCTGGCGCTCAGCCTGGACGCGCAGGCCGCCACCGCCGTGGCGACCGCCCCCCAGCGGTCCTGGGACAACGCCGGCGCCGGCGGCGACACCCGCCCGGCCGCCGCGCAGCTCCTGAGCCTCACGGCGACCGGCGGCAGCGCCGCGAACACGGTCACCGTCTCCTCCCCCGGCCCGCAGAACACGGCGTCGGGAACGACGATCACTCCGCTGCAGCTGGTGGCGACGGACTCCGCTGCCGGGCAGACCCTCCACTACGGCGCGACCGGCCTGCCCACCGGCCTCAGCCTGGATCCGTCATCCGGCCGGATCACCGGCACGCCGACCGGCAACGGCGTCCGGACCGTCGCGGTGACCGCCACCGACGGCACCGGCGCGAGCGGCACAGCGTCCTTCACCTGGACGGTCACCGGAAGCGATCTGGCGCTGGGCCGCGCCACGACGGCGTCCTCGGTGCAGTCCGGCACCGGCGACACCGCCGGTCTGGCCACCGACGGCAACGCCGCGACCCGCTGGTCGAGCGCGTTCGCCGATCCGCAGTGGCTCCAGGTCGACCTGGGCGCCAGTCACCAGGTCGACGAGGTCAGGCTCACCTGGGAGGCGGCGTACGCCACCGCCTTCCAGATCCAGACCTCGGCGGACGGCGTCACCTGGACCACGATCTACTCGACGACCACCGGCACGGGCGGCGTCCAGGACCTGACCGGGCTTTCGGGAACGGGCCGCTATGTGCGGATGTACGGGACGCAGCGGGCCACCGGCTACGGCTACTCGCTGTGGTCCTACGAGGTCTACGGCAGTTGA
- a CDS encoding ABC transporter permease, with the protein MSALGTVMRAGVRRRRVQTVVTGLAATMAVTASVLGGSLLVASDAPFDHAFAAQHGAHLTVGFDTARATADQIAGSAHAAGATASAGPFPTVSADPTGGPGLDLPAGLTLPPMSLVGRADAGGAVDDLTLTSGHWASGPGQLVVSADYAGPQLRIGQKLDFPSASGGVTELEVVGVARSVSRTADGWVVPAQIGGLTAKGARTGLQMLYRFAAATTEAQLTADRDAVAAAVPAGSFSGSRTWLSVKNSNASSTGVFIPFLTAFGLLGVLMSVLIVGNVVAGAVGSGTRRIGVLKAVGFTPGQVVRAYMGQALIPAVIGTVLGAVLGNLAAAQVLAATEQIYGTASLTVAPSVDLAVVAGTLLMVSVTALATALRAGRLRTVDALAVGRTPRSGRGRRAARISAALPLPRAVTLGLAQPFARPARALAMATAILFGATAVTFAFGLGSSLQRIQDSKRSTADVTVLTVAPPHSGTGPVPAPASGAAAGAAGGPGDPSGAGATTGGATTSAAVPGSVDTAAMARAIEAQSGTRAWFGVAQTEVTATGTTGSVDVTAFLGEASWSGYQMVSGTWFHRPGEAVAPTPFLTATGAKVGDTVVLTDHGTAVPVKITGEVFVTRNQGMTLLTDARTLAAAEPNLHAAYFSVALKSGVSRSGYTSALNTALRSTGAVAQIGDGGGTSQLLIMLDALTAALTLMLVAVAGLGVLNAVVLDTRERVHDLGVVKALGMTPRQTVSMVLASVTVVGAAGGAVGVPLGVALQRIVVPAMGRSAGLRLPASVLDVYHALPLPALGAGGLVIALLGALLPAGWAARTRTAVALRTE; encoded by the coding sequence ATGAGCGCTCTCGGCACAGTGATGCGCGCGGGCGTGCGGCGGCGTCGCGTGCAGACGGTCGTCACCGGTCTCGCCGCGACGATGGCCGTGACCGCCTCCGTTCTGGGCGGCTCGCTGCTGGTGGCGTCCGACGCCCCCTTCGACCACGCCTTCGCCGCGCAGCACGGGGCGCACCTCACCGTCGGATTCGACACCGCCAGGGCGACGGCGGACCAGATCGCGGGCAGCGCCCACGCCGCCGGTGCGACCGCGAGCGCGGGCCCGTTCCCGACCGTCTCGGCCGACCCGACCGGCGGACCCGGCCTGGACCTGCCCGCGGGCCTGACGCTGCCTCCGATGTCGCTGGTCGGGCGAGCCGACGCCGGCGGCGCGGTGGACGACCTCACCCTGACCTCCGGTCACTGGGCCTCTGGCCCGGGCCAGCTGGTCGTGTCGGCCGACTACGCGGGACCCCAGCTCCGGATCGGCCAGAAGCTGGACTTCCCCAGCGCCTCCGGCGGCGTCACCGAACTGGAGGTCGTCGGGGTCGCCCGCTCCGTCAGCCGCACCGCCGACGGCTGGGTCGTCCCCGCCCAGATCGGCGGGCTGACCGCGAAGGGCGCCCGCACCGGCCTGCAGATGCTCTACCGCTTCGCGGCCGCCACGACCGAAGCCCAGCTGACCGCCGACCGCGACGCCGTGGCCGCCGCCGTCCCCGCCGGATCCTTCAGCGGCAGCCGGACCTGGCTCAGCGTCAAGAACAGCAACGCAAGCAGCACGGGCGTCTTCATCCCGTTCCTGACCGCCTTCGGCCTGCTCGGCGTCCTGATGTCGGTGCTGATCGTGGGCAATGTCGTGGCCGGCGCGGTCGGTTCGGGCACCCGCCGCATCGGCGTCCTCAAGGCCGTCGGCTTCACCCCCGGCCAGGTCGTGCGCGCCTACATGGGCCAGGCGCTGATCCCCGCCGTCATCGGCACCGTGCTCGGCGCGGTCCTCGGCAACCTCGCCGCCGCGCAGGTGCTCGCGGCGACCGAGCAGATCTACGGCACGGCCTCGCTGACCGTCGCCCCCTCCGTCGACCTCGCCGTCGTCGCCGGGACGCTGCTCATGGTGTCGGTGACGGCCCTGGCCACCGCGCTGCGCGCCGGACGGCTGCGCACCGTGGACGCACTCGCCGTGGGCCGCACACCGCGGTCCGGTCGCGGCCGCCGGGCCGCGCGGATCAGTGCGGCGCTGCCCCTGCCGCGCGCGGTCACCCTGGGCCTGGCCCAGCCCTTCGCCCGCCCGGCCCGCGCCCTGGCGATGGCCACCGCCATCCTCTTCGGCGCCACGGCGGTCACCTTCGCCTTCGGCCTGGGCAGCTCGCTCCAGCGGATCCAGGACTCCAAGAGGTCCACCGCCGACGTCACCGTCCTCACCGTCGCCCCGCCGCACTCCGGCACCGGCCCCGTGCCCGCCCCCGCATCGGGAGCAGCCGCAGGTGCGGCCGGCGGCCCGGGCGACCCGAGCGGCGCGGGGGCCACCACCGGCGGTGCGACCACCTCCGCCGCCGTGCCCGGCTCGGTCGACACCGCGGCCATGGCCCGCGCGATCGAGGCGCAGTCGGGAACCCGCGCCTGGTTCGGCGTGGCGCAGACCGAGGTCACCGCCACCGGGACGACCGGCTCCGTCGACGTCACCGCCTTCCTCGGCGAGGCCTCGTGGAGCGGCTACCAGATGGTCTCCGGCACCTGGTTCCACCGGCCCGGCGAAGCCGTCGCGCCGACCCCGTTCCTGACGGCGACCGGCGCCAAGGTCGGCGACACCGTCGTGCTCACCGACCACGGCACCGCGGTCCCGGTCAAGATCACCGGAGAGGTCTTCGTCACCCGGAACCAGGGCATGACCCTGCTCACCGACGCCAGGACCCTGGCCGCCGCCGAGCCGAACCTGCACGCCGCCTACTTCTCCGTCGCGCTGAAGTCCGGTGTCAGCCGCAGCGGTTACACCAGCGCCCTGAACACCGCGCTCCGGTCCACCGGCGCCGTCGCCCAGATCGGTGACGGCGGCGGGACCAGCCAGCTCCTGATCATGCTCGACGCGCTGACCGCCGCGCTCACCCTGATGCTGGTCGCCGTCGCCGGGCTCGGTGTGCTGAACGCGGTGGTGCTGGACACCCGCGAGCGCGTCCACGACCTCGGCGTCGTCAAGGCCCTGGGCATGACGCCGCGCCAGACCGTCTCGATGGTGCTCGCCTCGGTGACCGTCGTCGGCGCAGCGGGCGGAGCGGTGGGAGTGCCGCTCGGGGTGGCGCTCCAGCGGATCGTGGTCCCGGCCATGGGGCGCAGCGCCGGCCTGCGCCTGCCGGCCTCGGTGCTGGACGTCTACCACGCCCTTCCGCTGCCGGCGCTCGGCGCGGGCGGGCTGGTCATCGCCCTCCTCGGCGCACTGCTCCCGGCCGGCTGGGCGGCCAGGACCCGCACGGCGGTCGCACTGCGGACCGAGTAG
- a CDS encoding ABC transporter ATP-binding protein, whose protein sequence is MIEPVIELSGVRRDFVDGPAALQDVSLTVGAGEAVAVVGPSGSGKSTLLNMIAGLDRPDSGTVTVAGTRVDRLDEAGAARYRRHSIGMVFQFFHLLDDLTVLDNVVLPAEMTGTARGEARRRANELLEVLGIAGHARAYPGRLSGGERQRVAVARALMNRPALLLADEPTGALDSASGEEVKALLRDLHADGQTVVVVTHDLALARSCATRTVRIVDGRIASDTVHRPTVGSRRHGTAVEVTR, encoded by the coding sequence ATGATCGAGCCCGTGATCGAACTGAGCGGGGTGCGCCGCGACTTCGTGGACGGACCTGCGGCGCTCCAGGACGTCTCGCTGACCGTCGGCGCCGGTGAGGCCGTGGCCGTCGTCGGTCCCTCCGGCAGCGGCAAGTCCACGCTGCTCAACATGATCGCGGGCCTGGACCGCCCCGACTCCGGCACGGTCACGGTCGCGGGCACCCGGGTGGACCGGCTCGACGAGGCCGGTGCCGCCCGCTACCGGCGCCACAGCATCGGCATGGTCTTCCAGTTCTTCCACCTGCTGGACGACCTCACCGTCCTGGACAACGTGGTGCTCCCGGCCGAGATGACGGGCACGGCCCGCGGTGAGGCGCGTCGGCGTGCCAACGAGCTGCTCGAGGTCCTGGGCATCGCCGGGCACGCCCGCGCCTACCCCGGTCGGCTCTCCGGCGGTGAGCGTCAGCGCGTGGCGGTGGCACGGGCGCTGATGAACCGTCCGGCGCTGCTGCTGGCCGACGAGCCCACCGGCGCCCTGGACTCCGCCTCGGGCGAGGAGGTCAAGGCCCTGCTGCGGGATCTGCACGCCGACGGGCAGACCGTCGTCGTGGTCACCCACGACCTGGCGCTGGCCCGGAGCTGCGCCACCCGCACCGTCCGCATCGTCGACGGCCGGATCGCCTCCGACACCGTCCACCGGCCCACGGTCGGGTCGCGGCGGCACGGCACCGCGGTCGAGGTGACCCGATGA
- a CDS encoding sensor histidine kinase yields MSSGPNAAGWTDRADTPAASGPTSETSSHADRLRRRISALVRPTPDPARVTARRQLADAAVALLFGLAAVRASLIAPNTPAAPLGATVLAALTAVPLAFGRRAPLLALWAELALTTAQLLSRAEPDVLWVSCLVTMVAVYSAVAHSPYRGLSLAGLPVAGAVLVGLFSGAKLPHFPNGLVGGLMLFPVVAAAFGHQVWSRRAEESRARLTVLERDRIEELRRAVEHERSRIARELHDVVTHNVSVMVIQAGAGRMVVDDNPALAKEALLAIETGGRAAMTDLRQVMGLLTMDSSGEDPAAQADLTPQPGLHGLEALVGRIRLTGIGVELRTTGERPLLPPGVELTAYRVVQEALTNMVKHAVGANAVIHVGYAPRELTVEVLNTEGRRGEAAASGSGRGLVGLRERLGLHGGTLATGPRLTGGYRVKATIPLNPLENM; encoded by the coding sequence GTGAGCAGCGGACCGAACGCCGCAGGCTGGACCGACCGCGCGGACACGCCCGCGGCATCGGGGCCGACGTCGGAGACCAGCTCCCACGCCGACCGGCTGCGCCGGCGGATCTCCGCACTGGTCCGGCCGACGCCGGATCCCGCCCGGGTGACGGCGCGGCGGCAGCTCGCCGACGCCGCCGTCGCGCTGCTCTTCGGCCTGGCCGCCGTGCGCGCGTCCCTGATCGCCCCCAACACCCCCGCCGCGCCGCTGGGGGCCACCGTGCTCGCGGCACTGACCGCCGTGCCGCTCGCCTTCGGGCGCCGGGCTCCCCTGCTCGCCCTCTGGGCGGAACTGGCGTTGACCACGGCGCAGTTGCTCAGCCGCGCGGAGCCCGACGTGCTCTGGGTGAGCTGTCTGGTCACCATGGTCGCCGTCTACAGCGCGGTCGCCCACTCCCCCTACCGGGGCCTGTCCCTGGCCGGGCTGCCGGTCGCGGGCGCGGTACTGGTGGGCCTGTTCTCCGGTGCGAAGCTGCCGCACTTCCCCAACGGCCTGGTCGGCGGCCTGATGCTCTTCCCGGTGGTGGCCGCGGCCTTCGGCCACCAGGTCTGGTCGCGCCGGGCCGAGGAGAGCCGGGCCCGGCTGACCGTGCTCGAACGGGACCGCATCGAGGAGTTGCGCCGCGCCGTCGAGCACGAGCGCTCCCGGATCGCCCGCGAGCTGCACGACGTGGTGACCCACAACGTCAGCGTGATGGTGATCCAGGCCGGTGCCGGCCGGATGGTCGTCGACGACAATCCGGCTCTGGCGAAGGAGGCGCTGCTGGCGATCGAGACCGGCGGCCGCGCCGCCATGACCGACCTGCGCCAGGTGATGGGCCTGCTGACGATGGACAGCTCCGGCGAGGACCCCGCCGCCCAGGCCGACCTGACCCCCCAGCCGGGCCTGCACGGCCTGGAGGCCCTGGTCGGACGCATCCGGCTCACCGGCATCGGCGTCGAGCTGCGCACCACAGGCGAGCGCCCGCTGCTGCCGCCGGGCGTGGAACTGACGGCCTATCGGGTGGTCCAGGAGGCGCTGACCAACATGGTCAAGCACGCCGTGGGCGCGAACGCCGTGATCCACGTCGGTTACGCGCCACGGGAACTGACCGTCGAGGTCCTCAACACCGAGGGCCGCCGCGGCGAGGCGGCTGCCTCCGGCAGCGGCAGGGGTCTGGTGGGGCTGCGCGAGCGCCTCGGCCTCCACGGCGGCACCCTTGCCACCGGGCCCCGGCTGACCGGCGGTTACCGCGTCAAGGCAACCATTCCCCTGAACCCTCTGGAGAACATGTGA
- a CDS encoding response regulator has protein sequence MTTPLRVVIADDQALVRTGFRMILAAAGIEVAAEADDGLTAVDAVRRTLPDVVLMDIRMPELDGLEATRRILASGGDRAPRVIILTTFDLDQYVYAALNAGASGFLLKDVSPEHLISAVRMVRSGDALLAPAITRRLVSRFARGDVNALPGGPDRAAQHQGLGTLTARESEVLRLIARGLSNAELAAHLHLSEATVKTHVARILAKLGLRDRVQAVVLAYETGLVSPGEDGTGQG, from the coding sequence GTGACCACCCCGCTGCGTGTCGTGATCGCGGACGACCAGGCCCTGGTCCGGACCGGCTTCCGCATGATCCTCGCCGCCGCGGGGATCGAGGTCGCCGCCGAGGCGGACGACGGCCTGACCGCGGTCGACGCGGTCCGCCGCACCCTGCCCGACGTGGTGCTGATGGACATCCGCATGCCCGAGCTCGACGGACTGGAAGCCACCCGCAGGATCCTCGCGTCCGGCGGCGACCGGGCGCCACGGGTGATCATCCTGACCACCTTCGACCTGGACCAGTACGTCTACGCCGCGCTGAACGCGGGCGCCAGCGGCTTCCTGCTCAAGGACGTGAGCCCCGAGCACCTCATCTCCGCGGTCCGCATGGTCCGGTCCGGAGACGCGCTGCTCGCCCCGGCGATCACCCGGCGGCTGGTCTCCCGGTTCGCGCGCGGCGACGTCAACGCCCTTCCCGGCGGCCCGGACCGGGCCGCCCAGCACCAGGGACTCGGCACGCTGACGGCCCGCGAGTCCGAGGTGCTGCGCCTGATCGCCCGTGGCCTCAGCAACGCCGAACTCGCGGCGCACCTGCACCTGTCCGAGGCGACGGTGAAGACGCACGTCGCCCGCATCCTGGCCAAGCTCGGGCTCCGCGACCGGGTCCAGGCCGTCGTCCTCGCCTACGAGACCGGCCTGGTCTCCCCCGGCGAGGACGGGACCGGCCAGGGCTGA